One window from the genome of Streptomyces sp. WZ-12 encodes:
- the mads6 gene encoding methylation-associated defense system protein kinase MAD6, with the protein MSARIVAVGEAVNDAERRVIAHLRDHAPDDWTVLHSVEIPYNRNELFEVDLVVVTGHAVYVIDVKGTRGRIEVDGGRWQPSHRAPFRSPLPKLRGHAKQLKTLLETAHRPLSRLYTDALVVLPAPDALLVDRTPRQHDARDTVALPDLIGRLADVSRVPTSTNRFDTDVSAHHELIVRAVQGSSRPPSGPLRFGSWEAIERLSETGPEEGDDVHREYRAKNALAVQGSGTVRLSVRRADPYAPEAERLQQQKRIGIAYEALGKLPSHPNIVGVRDFFADEDKDSFVTVYDDVPGHALALHLNGAADPLTADAKLRTIRHMLMGLAHAHSRLIAHRELNPSTVLIAQDGRAMLTGFEYAKTAQRRAHTVMREAYQIADRAYLAPECHADPAAMGMKADIYAVGVLGFHLLTGELPFTSATEQADAAGRLPAQVLEAAEVRVELVHWLQKLCATAPDDRPTAVEALRRLDLVMGARRVPARRIGSSAAVPPAPPAPSAGQPVQDGPRGPEFYRDLPTDHQLGTKYLVRHRLGRPGSFGVAYRVYDTIRSVDRAVKLVLRDRDSVLERLRREAGVLDRLQNAPHPNVVSMVDADRLMPPDEYPYLVFEFVEGKDVAEVIRGGRMGAADVLRLAIDTARGLRHIHERGVWHCDIKPSNLLWTDDGVKLIDFGISKTSDSSEGHSYTSPRYSPPDLDQVPADASGYTDRDLFGLGVTLYEALTGGQYPWEGVGRPSPGVLPVDPRTAYSGFGDLAPGFAEIMLRTISPYRAERFSTAEELLRALEALESARVAPAPPPPAVASSSSSERAEQPPAPSSEPGTGQEPQEPEPNTNPFVAYLQTLYSQSRRSNRGTRGLDPHTMSVYVETALDRELVPALREGRHALVVVTGNAGDGKTAFLERFERQARELGAQFGPRRANGSDFTLDGQRFRTNHDGSQDEGEVSGDDVLGEFFAPFAGADASAWQVAGETRLIAINEGRLVDFLSHHHDRFPHLAKVANLGLAGRDTGQAVAVVNLNARDVAARPLGADGEPQDGESLLERMLDRMTHDRFWEDCERCDLAATCYARHNSQTFQHPAAGPQAARRLRRLYEMTQLRGRLHITLRDLRSALAYTLTSGRDCAEIHQLYAAGSGQEILDSFYFSAHLGAPAAADGSSRERDRLLTLLREADVAAVPQPQLDRRLDYAGLLEDRALVAVDGRGDRDRVLLRGAFEQLGRSVTERVSQAAAHRHYVDAARRLLYFELHDEDRAERMLPYPSVLHFMALLSRPTQTGTKERDRILRALNRGEGLVAPERIGDALALKVRDVPGGTIRTFRRFPAEGFRLESGNAAASPYIESGRTSLRLSYRDPAGSQGGTAELDIRLDLFELLQRFERGYRPSVTDLQGQQLALAVFKNRLAAVPYQEILLTTHGHDLRRIHRTEDSVLHMEELTARSGNDHSGADGDGPAVAGTAAGIAGDIARAEETTWR; encoded by the coding sequence ATGAGTGCCAGGATCGTTGCTGTTGGGGAGGCCGTCAACGATGCCGAGCGGAGGGTGATCGCGCACCTGCGTGATCACGCCCCCGACGACTGGACGGTCCTGCACTCCGTCGAGATTCCGTACAACCGGAACGAGCTGTTCGAGGTCGACCTCGTCGTGGTCACCGGGCACGCCGTGTACGTCATCGACGTCAAGGGCACCCGGGGCCGCATCGAGGTCGACGGCGGCCGTTGGCAGCCCTCTCACCGGGCGCCGTTCCGCTCCCCGCTGCCGAAGCTGCGCGGGCACGCCAAGCAGCTGAAGACGCTCCTGGAGACGGCCCACCGTCCGCTGTCCCGGCTCTACACAGACGCCCTCGTCGTCCTGCCCGCACCCGACGCCCTGCTCGTCGACCGGACGCCCCGCCAGCACGACGCCCGTGACACCGTCGCCCTCCCGGATCTGATCGGCCGACTTGCGGACGTGAGCCGCGTACCCACCTCGACCAACCGCTTCGACACGGACGTCTCCGCACACCACGAGCTGATTGTGCGTGCGGTGCAGGGTTCGTCCCGGCCGCCGTCGGGCCCCCTGCGGTTCGGCAGCTGGGAAGCGATCGAGCGACTGAGCGAGACGGGCCCGGAGGAGGGCGACGACGTCCACCGCGAGTACCGGGCGAAGAACGCCCTCGCGGTGCAGGGGTCGGGCACGGTCCGGCTCTCCGTCCGCAGGGCCGATCCGTACGCGCCGGAGGCCGAGCGGCTCCAGCAGCAGAAGCGGATCGGCATCGCGTACGAGGCACTCGGCAAGCTGCCCTCGCACCCGAACATCGTCGGAGTGCGGGACTTCTTCGCCGACGAGGACAAGGACTCCTTCGTCACCGTCTACGACGACGTCCCCGGGCACGCCCTCGCCCTGCACCTGAACGGAGCTGCAGACCCGCTGACCGCCGACGCGAAGCTGCGGACGATCCGTCACATGCTGATGGGCCTGGCCCACGCGCACAGCCGCCTGATCGCGCACCGCGAGCTGAACCCGTCCACCGTGCTGATCGCGCAGGACGGTCGGGCGATGCTGACCGGTTTCGAGTACGCGAAGACCGCGCAGCGCCGCGCGCACACGGTCATGCGGGAGGCGTACCAGATTGCCGATCGCGCGTATTTGGCGCCCGAGTGCCATGCCGACCCGGCGGCGATGGGAATGAAGGCGGACATCTACGCGGTCGGTGTCCTCGGGTTCCATCTCCTCACCGGCGAGCTGCCGTTCACCTCTGCCACCGAGCAAGCCGACGCGGCAGGGCGGCTCCCTGCGCAGGTCCTCGAAGCCGCCGAGGTCCGCGTCGAACTGGTCCACTGGCTGCAGAAGTTGTGCGCGACGGCTCCGGACGACCGGCCGACCGCCGTGGAGGCGCTGCGCCGCCTGGATCTGGTGATGGGAGCGCGGAGGGTTCCGGCCCGGCGTATCGGCTCCTCGGCCGCAGTTCCCCCGGCTCCTCCTGCGCCCTCCGCCGGGCAGCCCGTGCAGGACGGTCCGCGGGGCCCGGAGTTCTACCGTGACCTGCCGACCGACCACCAGCTCGGTACGAAGTACCTGGTACGCCACCGTCTTGGACGTCCCGGCTCGTTCGGTGTGGCCTACCGGGTGTACGACACGATACGGAGTGTCGACCGGGCGGTGAAGCTGGTCCTGCGGGACCGGGACTCCGTCCTGGAGCGGCTGCGCCGCGAGGCGGGCGTCCTGGACCGGCTGCAGAACGCCCCGCACCCCAATGTGGTGTCGATGGTGGACGCGGACCGGCTGATGCCGCCGGACGAGTACCCGTACCTGGTCTTCGAGTTCGTCGAAGGCAAGGACGTCGCCGAGGTGATCCGTGGCGGCCGGATGGGCGCGGCGGACGTGCTGCGGCTCGCGATCGACACCGCGCGCGGGTTGCGCCACATCCACGAGCGCGGGGTGTGGCACTGCGACATCAAGCCGAGCAATCTGCTGTGGACCGACGACGGCGTCAAGCTGATCGACTTCGGGATCTCCAAGACCTCCGACTCCTCCGAGGGACACAGCTACACAAGCCCTCGCTACTCCCCGCCGGACCTGGACCAGGTGCCCGCCGATGCCTCCGGCTACACCGACCGCGACCTGTTCGGCCTCGGGGTCACCCTGTATGAGGCGCTGACCGGCGGACAGTACCCGTGGGAGGGCGTTGGGCGGCCCTCGCCCGGTGTGCTGCCTGTGGACCCGCGCACCGCGTACAGCGGGTTCGGTGACCTGGCGCCCGGCTTCGCCGAGATCATGCTGCGCACGATCTCCCCGTACCGGGCGGAGCGCTTCTCCACGGCTGAGGAACTGCTGCGCGCGCTGGAGGCGCTGGAATCCGCGCGCGTCGCCCCCGCACCGCCACCACCGGCTGTGGCCTCGTCGTCCTCGTCCGAGCGGGCCGAGCAGCCCCCGGCGCCTTCGTCGGAACCCGGCACCGGTCAGGAGCCGCAGGAGCCCGAGCCGAATACCAACCCGTTCGTGGCCTACCTGCAGACGCTGTACAGCCAGAGCCGCCGCAGCAACCGCGGCACCCGCGGCCTCGACCCGCACACGATGTCCGTGTACGTCGAGACGGCCCTGGACCGGGAGCTCGTGCCCGCACTGCGGGAAGGCCGGCATGCGCTGGTCGTGGTGACCGGTAACGCGGGCGACGGCAAGACGGCCTTCCTAGAGCGATTCGAACGCCAGGCGCGCGAGCTCGGCGCCCAGTTCGGGCCGCGCCGGGCCAACGGCAGCGACTTCACCCTAGACGGGCAGCGGTTCCGTACCAACCACGACGGCAGCCAGGACGAGGGTGAGGTGAGCGGCGACGACGTACTGGGGGAGTTCTTCGCACCGTTCGCCGGAGCCGACGCATCGGCGTGGCAGGTCGCGGGGGAGACCCGGTTGATCGCCATCAATGAGGGGCGTCTGGTCGACTTCCTCAGCCATCACCACGACCGCTTCCCGCATCTCGCCAAGGTGGCCAACCTCGGACTGGCGGGCCGGGACACCGGGCAGGCCGTCGCCGTCGTCAACCTCAACGCTCGTGATGTCGCGGCCCGGCCCCTCGGTGCCGACGGCGAACCGCAGGACGGCGAATCGCTCCTGGAGCGCATGCTCGACCGGATGACGCACGATCGGTTTTGGGAGGACTGCGAACGCTGCGATCTTGCCGCCACCTGCTACGCCCGGCACAATTCCCAGACCTTTCAGCACCCCGCCGCGGGCCCCCAGGCCGCGCGGCGGCTGCGCCGCCTCTACGAGATGACCCAGCTGCGCGGCAGGCTCCACATCACCCTGCGCGACCTGCGCTCCGCGCTCGCCTACACTCTTACCTCGGGCCGCGACTGCGCCGAGATCCACCAGTTGTACGCGGCTGGTTCCGGTCAGGAGATCCTGGACAGCTTCTACTTCTCCGCCCACCTCGGCGCCCCGGCCGCCGCCGACGGCAGTTCGCGCGAGCGGGACCGACTGCTGACCCTGCTGCGCGAGGCCGATGTGGCGGCGGTCCCGCAACCGCAGCTCGACCGTCGTCTGGACTACGCCGGGCTCCTGGAGGACCGGGCGCTGGTCGCGGTCGACGGGCGCGGCGACCGCGATCGCGTACTGCTGCGCGGCGCGTTCGAGCAGCTCGGCCGGTCGGTCACCGAACGCGTCTCCCAGGCCGCTGCCCACCGCCACTATGTGGACGCGGCCCGCCGCTTGCTCTACTTCGAACTCCACGACGAGGACCGTGCGGAGCGAATGCTGCCGTACCCATCGGTGCTGCACTTCATGGCGCTGTTGTCCCGCCCAACGCAGACGGGCACCAAGGAGCGGGACCGGATCCTGCGGGCGCTCAACCGTGGTGAGGGACTCGTGGCCCCGGAGCGGATCGGCGACGCTCTCGCGCTGAAGGTGCGCGACGTACCCGGCGGCACCATCCGTACCTTCCGCCGCTTCCCCGCAGAAGGGTTCCGGCTCGAATCAGGTAACGCGGCGGCCTCGCCGTACATCGAGTCGGGGCGCACCTCGCTGCGGCTGAGCTACCGGGATCCGGCTGGCAGCCAGGGCGGCACGGCCGAACTCGACATCCGGCTCGACCTGTTCGAGCTTCTCCAGCGGTTCGAGCGCGGCTACCGGCCGTCCGTGACCGACCTGCAAGGGCAGCAGCTCGCCCTCGCCGTGTTCAAGAACCGGCTGGCGGCCGTGCCGTACCAGGAGATCCTGCTCACCACACACGGGCACGACCTGCGACGGATCCACCGCACCGAGGACTCCGTCCTGCACATGGAAGAACTGACAGCACGGTCCGGCAACGACCACAGCGGTGCGGACGGCGACGGTCCGGCTGTCGCGGGCACCGCGGCCGGCATCGCAGGGGACATCGCGAGGGCGGAGGAGACGACATGGCGCTGA
- the mads5 gene encoding methylation-associated defense system restriction endonuclease subunit S MAD5 yields MKVAQLSNPVKSDWFTDQGLRLDASPYVAGSMKTKKMLEQLPRTEPLASLTVGHNGGIFNGPMFRRVYLTDPEHSVPFLGTKDMMAADLTGLPRLRKSDAESSALSYLQLKPGMTLISCSGFNAGRRAYVRPDMGDCWSSQDTLKVEPNPEKIKSGYLYAFLLSKFGESLVRGSVYGSAVKHIEPHHIAGLRVPRLGAETEGQIHDLVEECARLRSEFQSGLVRSTQEFFTAVELPDLNQFRWHQQVRDLGFEVKNLGPDSLRAINHGQRVQRIRESLKSRPHMTLGEICNNGLLSTGPMFKRIDGNLDHNGVLLVGQREGWWGRPDDGRVLSRTYTPRQCFVPDETIMVGAQGLPSETGLLGRAMMVTGRWLQHAYSQHFLRISSSEEEVPGAYLLSFLRSEVAMRIFRSMMAGSGPQSLNSRMLKDFPIPMASLSDRKRIADTVRHAYKCRDQADVLEDRALALLTTAIEEAAG; encoded by the coding sequence GTGAAGGTCGCTCAGCTGTCCAATCCGGTGAAGTCCGACTGGTTCACGGACCAGGGACTTCGGCTCGATGCCTCGCCGTATGTGGCGGGGTCCATGAAGACGAAGAAGATGCTGGAGCAGTTGCCGAGGACGGAGCCGCTGGCGAGTCTGACGGTGGGGCATAACGGGGGCATCTTCAACGGGCCCATGTTCCGGCGGGTCTATCTCACCGACCCTGAGCACAGCGTGCCGTTTCTCGGGACGAAGGACATGATGGCGGCTGACTTGACCGGGCTGCCCCGGTTGCGTAAGTCGGACGCGGAGTCGTCGGCTTTGTCCTACCTCCAACTCAAGCCCGGGATGACGCTGATTTCGTGCTCGGGATTCAATGCCGGTCGGCGGGCCTACGTCCGGCCCGATATGGGTGACTGCTGGTCATCGCAGGACACCCTCAAGGTCGAACCCAACCCGGAGAAGATCAAGTCCGGGTATCTGTACGCCTTCCTGCTCAGCAAGTTCGGCGAGTCGCTTGTACGGGGATCAGTGTACGGCTCGGCCGTGAAGCACATCGAGCCGCATCACATCGCGGGGCTGCGGGTGCCGCGGTTGGGGGCGGAGACCGAGGGTCAGATCCATGACTTGGTGGAGGAGTGTGCGCGCCTGAGATCCGAATTTCAATCGGGCCTGGTGCGATCGACTCAGGAATTCTTCACAGCCGTCGAACTGCCCGACCTGAATCAATTCCGCTGGCATCAGCAGGTTCGCGACCTCGGCTTCGAAGTGAAAAATCTCGGACCAGATTCACTGAGGGCAATCAATCATGGGCAGCGCGTTCAGCGGATCAGGGAGTCGTTGAAATCTCGGCCTCACATGACGCTTGGTGAAATCTGCAACAACGGTCTGTTGTCAACTGGCCCGATGTTTAAGAGAATCGATGGCAATCTCGATCACAATGGAGTACTCCTGGTCGGACAACGTGAAGGCTGGTGGGGGCGTCCCGATGATGGACGCGTTCTGAGCCGTACATACACCCCACGTCAGTGCTTCGTTCCCGATGAAACGATCATGGTGGGCGCCCAAGGACTCCCCAGTGAAACTGGGCTCTTGGGGCGAGCGATGATGGTTACCGGTCGCTGGCTTCAGCACGCGTACAGTCAGCATTTCCTGCGCATTTCATCGAGTGAAGAAGAGGTACCTGGGGCTTACCTGCTTAGCTTCCTTCGATCCGAAGTTGCGATGCGCATCTTCCGTAGCATGATGGCTGGGTCAGGCCCCCAGAGCTTGAACTCGCGAATGCTGAAAGATTTCCCTATTCCTATGGCATCGCTCTCCGACCGCAAGCGCATCGCCGACACCGTCCGCCACGCCTACAAATGCCGCGACCAAGCCGACGTCCTAGAAGATCGGGCCCTCGCGCTGCTCACCACCGCCATCGAGGAGGCCGCCGGCTGA
- the mads2 gene encoding methylation-associated defense system DNA methyltransferase MAD2: MEELTLDLDIPQRPEEDGEPVAEGSEPKVTALKEGQVVDYISGDAIPETAKEKVRQRIARALVHEHGIDPGDMQRDFSVTVSEEGAKRKRSKKADIAIFESGAPHTTANLRRVVICKQEPKRGKNVVKLREPDQARKDLEELQELMGNEDRPQCADGMWTDGVDFFFLKKVVGDFGADFEDRSDWEVTDGTLGSRTVASHQRLRQADPEMLKIAFRRCHNYIHGNEGMPKDAAFWQFLYLLFAKMYDERVSHGSVHGRFRTGLKEMFDANGRAAISQRVKLLFEDVKTEYKDVFKPTDEITLSDRALAFIVSELAPYDLIGTDVDAKGLAYQELVGTNLRGDRGQYFTPRGAVNLMVEMLDPKEDETVLDPTCGTGGFLQATLKHLHHTWKKEAGTLGFPDTEEERERYGDKLKEFADEHLFGSDFDPFLVRATTMAIMTLAQTTGNVFHMDSLAFPRGHLSGVEAAKKKIPLDKPTVDVLLTNPPFGADIPVSDESVLGSFRNGIARSWGRNKETGAVEASTTSVPSSMAPEQLFIQRAIEWVKPGGRIGIVLPNGILSNPGPTDEAIRRYILRNCWVLASVELPVETFVVDANVNILTTLLFLKRKTRQEIQNHDLGTERAYPVFMAVAEKVGFDRRGNDLYKREPDGEIVVETEVVMERLRIRGKEVTRPLTRSKKVIDNDLPVIAEKYREFRAKYPVPGVDPRTAGSAGTGAGA, from the coding sequence CGGCAGCGGATCGCCCGAGCCCTGGTGCACGAGCACGGCATCGACCCCGGCGACATGCAGCGCGACTTCTCCGTCACGGTCAGCGAGGAGGGCGCCAAGCGAAAGCGGAGCAAGAAGGCCGACATCGCGATCTTCGAGTCCGGCGCCCCGCACACCACGGCGAACCTGCGGCGGGTCGTGATCTGCAAGCAGGAGCCCAAGCGCGGGAAGAACGTCGTTAAGCTCCGCGAGCCCGACCAGGCCCGGAAGGACCTGGAGGAGCTCCAGGAGCTGATGGGCAACGAGGACCGCCCGCAGTGCGCGGACGGCATGTGGACCGACGGTGTCGACTTCTTCTTTCTCAAGAAGGTGGTCGGTGACTTCGGCGCCGACTTCGAGGACCGCAGCGACTGGGAGGTCACCGACGGCACCCTCGGTAGCCGCACCGTCGCCTCGCACCAGCGGCTGCGCCAGGCCGACCCTGAGATGCTCAAGATTGCTTTCCGGCGCTGCCACAACTACATCCACGGCAACGAGGGCATGCCGAAGGACGCCGCTTTCTGGCAGTTCCTCTACCTGCTCTTCGCCAAGATGTACGACGAGCGGGTCAGCCACGGCTCCGTGCACGGCCGGTTCCGCACCGGTCTGAAGGAGATGTTCGACGCGAACGGCCGGGCGGCCATCAGCCAGCGCGTCAAGCTACTCTTCGAAGACGTCAAGACCGAGTACAAGGACGTATTCAAACCCACGGACGAGATCACTCTCTCCGACCGGGCGCTCGCCTTCATCGTCAGCGAGCTCGCCCCGTACGACCTGATCGGCACGGACGTCGACGCCAAAGGGCTCGCCTATCAGGAGCTCGTCGGCACCAACCTGCGCGGTGACCGCGGCCAGTACTTCACCCCGCGCGGCGCGGTCAACCTGATGGTCGAGATGCTCGACCCGAAGGAGGACGAGACCGTCCTTGACCCGACCTGTGGCACCGGTGGCTTCCTCCAGGCCACGCTCAAGCACCTGCACCACACCTGGAAGAAGGAGGCCGGCACGCTCGGCTTCCCGGACACGGAGGAGGAGCGGGAGCGGTACGGCGACAAGCTTAAGGAGTTCGCGGACGAGCACCTGTTCGGCTCCGACTTCGACCCGTTCCTGGTGCGTGCGACGACCATGGCGATCATGACGCTCGCGCAGACCACGGGGAACGTCTTCCACATGGACTCGCTCGCCTTCCCGCGGGGACACCTCTCGGGTGTGGAGGCGGCGAAGAAGAAGATCCCGCTCGACAAGCCCACCGTGGACGTACTCTTGACCAACCCGCCCTTCGGCGCGGACATCCCGGTCAGCGATGAGTCGGTGCTCGGCTCGTTCCGTAACGGGATCGCTCGGTCGTGGGGCCGCAACAAGGAGACCGGCGCGGTCGAGGCGAGCACGACCAGCGTGCCGTCGAGCATGGCGCCGGAGCAGCTGTTCATCCAGCGCGCCATCGAGTGGGTCAAGCCGGGCGGGCGGATCGGCATCGTCCTGCCGAACGGCATCCTGTCGAACCCGGGGCCGACGGACGAGGCGATCCGCCGGTACATCCTGCGGAACTGCTGGGTACTCGCGAGCGTCGAGCTGCCGGTGGAGACGTTCGTCGTCGACGCCAACGTCAACATCCTCACCACGCTCCTCTTCCTGAAGCGGAAGACCCGGCAGGAGATTCAGAACCACGACCTCGGGACGGAGAGGGCGTACCCCGTCTTCATGGCCGTCGCGGAGAAGGTCGGCTTCGACCGACGCGGCAACGACCTATACAAGCGTGAGCCCGACGGGGAGATCGTAGTGGAGACGGAGGTCGTCATGGAGCGGCTCCGTATCCGGGGCAAGGAGGTGACCCGGCCGCTGACCCGCAGCAAGAAGGTCATCGACAACGACCTGCCAGTGATCGCGGAGAAGTACCGGGAGTTCCGGGCGAAGTACCCGGTGCCGGGCGTGGATCCGCGTACGGCTGGGTCGGCGGGGACGGGGGCCGGGGCGTGA